In one Cryptococcus deuterogattii R265 chromosome 9, complete sequence genomic region, the following are encoded:
- a CDS encoding gluconolactonase, giving the protein MSINSADLQEREMEGKTLPAPLGSSMKSIPGAKGFSWKPKFVYMGLMAALATLAYITIYTLPFAVIARAPSHLSTFKRRSGPREPPEYAQRIYPKEFAVLDTVPPPTEFDGSSLFVPPGTTKESLKAKPFHIYDDSFLDIIGTNPTLTLIADSGTNPLFHEAVVWYTVKDEVLFTQNAGAKAAGTGLNKSAVIEKILLSEAAAVQKHERNQTEVFVVNSTVQVMNPNGATPYGDKFIFAGQGQGPNVPPALYMLDPEEPYHTTIILNNFFGRQFNSLNDVSVNPRNGEIYFTDVMYAYLQDFRPAPGLPNQVYRFNLETGLVQVVADGINMPNGITFSPDGRHAYVSDTAIFSAFWGTNYTYPATIYRWDVEDDGTWSNRKLFAYIHVGAADGIHTDSHGNLYAGVGDGIHVFNPSGMLIGKIYLGETSANFNFAGHGRMVICAETHLYYATLGVSGWVPKAKTV; this is encoded by the exons ATGTCTATCAATTCGGCTGACTtgcaagaaagagaaatggAGGGCAAGACCTTACCTGCACCTTTGGGTAGCTCTATGAAGTCTATTCCCGGTGCCAAAGGATTTTCATGGAAGCCAAAGTTCGTATATATGGGTCTGATGGCGGCCCTGGCTACTTTGGCCTATATCACTATATACACCTTACCTTTTGCTGTTATCGCTCGGGCTCCTTCTCACCTCAGCACTTTCAAACGTCGCAGCGGCCCCCGTGAGCCTCCTGAGTACGCTCAGAGGATTTATCCTAAAGAGTTCGCTGTTCTCGATACGGTACCGCCTCCTACCGAATTCGACGGAAGTTCT CTGTTTGTTCCTCCAGGAACCACCAAAGAATCTCTCAAAGCCAAGCCGTTCCACATCTACGACGACTCTTTTCTCGATATCATTGGAACAAACCCTACTCTGACTCTAATAGCCGACAGCGGTACCAACCCCCTCTTCCACGAAGCTGTTGTTTG GTATACGGTAAAAGACGAGGTGCTCTTCACACAGAATGCAGGTGCTAAAGCCGCTGGCACCGGTCTAAACAAGTCGGCCGTGATCGAGAAGATTCTTCTCtcagaagcagcagcagtgcAAAAGCATGAAAGGAACCAAACCGAAGTCTTTGTTGTTAACAGCACCGTCCAAGTCATGAACCCTAACG GCGCCACTCCCTACGGCGACAAATTTATCTTCGCTGGACAAGGACAGGGTCCAAACGTACCTCCTGCACTTTACATGCTGGATCCTGAAGAACCGTATCACACCACTA TCATCCTTAACAATTTCTTCGGCCGTCAATTCAATTCTCTCAACGACGTTTCTGTCAATCCTCGCAACGGGGAGATTTACTTTACCGACGTCATGTACGCATATCTGCAAGATTTTAGGCCCGCTCCTGGTCTTCCCAATCAGGTTTACAGGTTCAACTTGGAAACTGGCCTCGTTCAGGTGGTTGCAGACGGAATTAACATGCCCAACG GTATCACATTTTCCCCCGACGGAAGGCATGCGTATGTCTCGGACACCGCCATTTTCTCT GCATTTTGGGGTACGAACTACACCTATCCAGCCACCAT CTACCGATGGGAcgtcgaagacgatggtACCTGGAGTAATCGGAAGCTCTTTGCCTATATCCACGTTGGTGCTGCTGATG GTATTCACACTGATTCCCATGGAAATCTTTACGCGGGCGTGGGTGACGGTATCCATGTCTTCAATCCATCTGGTATGCTTATTGGGAAGATCTACCTGGGAGAAACCTCCGCCAACTTCAACTTTGCTGGTCACGGGCGTATGGTCATCTGTGCAGAAACACATCTGTACTATGCCACGCTTGGTGTGTCGGGATGGGTGCCTAAGGCGAAGACCGTTTAA